One bacterium DNA segment encodes these proteins:
- a CDS encoding Rrf2 family transcriptional regulator codes for MISKTGIHALAALTKLATLTNGDYAGASDIADDIGAPRNYLGKLLKTLASNGLLVSQKGFNGGFRLAKDADDISLFDVIEPIDKVSRWGNCFMRSGSCSEESLAPSIADGRSSGKNTLDFFTKRPSLIWHRRR; via the coding sequence ATGATATCGAAGACTGGAATACATGCCCTCGCGGCACTCACTAAACTGGCGACATTGACAAATGGCGACTATGCAGGCGCGTCCGATATCGCAGACGATATCGGTGCTCCCAGAAACTACTTGGGGAAACTACTCAAGACGTTGGCAAGTAATGGATTACTTGTCTCGCAGAAGGGCTTCAATGGCGGGTTCCGGCTCGCGAAAGACGCCGACGATATCTCGCTTTTCGATGTCATCGAGCCGATCGACAAGGTAAGTCGTTGGGGAAACTGCTTTATGCGTTCCGGGTCCTGTTCCGAGGAGAGCCTTGCGCCGTCCATAGCAGATGGAAGATCATCAGGGAAGAATACCTTGGATTTCTTCACGAAACGTCCATCGCTGATCTGGCATCGAAGAAGGTAA
- a CDS encoding hemerythrin domain-containing protein — MRPTQILSSEHRVIEVVLDSLEQMVIRSRGTYTLDRALAEQFVDFIRTFADGCHHGKEENHLFTALEEKGASRENGPVGVMLHEHTLGRNFVGQMSANIKAAALGDKVALQIFLINAEGYIQLLRAHILKEDQILFPLADSLFTDEDQIRIGASFDHVESHHMGEGTHQKYLDLAKSLADEFGVKADALHGLVSCGCSHSKKQQSVNQTQAV; from the coding sequence GTGAGACCTACACAAATACTAAGCAGCGAACATCGAGTAATCGAGGTCGTCCTCGATAGTCTCGAACAAATGGTCATCCGCAGTCGCGGAACTTACACGCTTGATCGTGCGCTCGCTGAGCAATTCGTCGATTTCATTCGGACCTTTGCTGACGGCTGTCATCACGGCAAAGAAGAGAATCATCTGTTTACAGCACTCGAAGAAAAAGGCGCTTCTCGCGAGAATGGACCCGTGGGAGTAATGCTGCATGAACACACTCTCGGTCGGAATTTCGTCGGGCAGATGTCAGCAAATATCAAGGCGGCCGCACTGGGAGACAAAGTTGCATTGCAGATATTTCTGATCAACGCGGAAGGCTACATTCAGCTTCTTCGCGCCCACATTCTCAAAGAAGATCAGATTCTATTCCCGCTTGCAGACAGTCTCTTCACCGACGAAGACCAGATTCGCATTGGAGCGAGTTTTGACCACGTCGAATCGCATCACATGGGAGAAGGCACGCATCAGAAGTATCTGGATCTCGCCAAATCATTGGCTGATGAATTCGGCGTAAAGGCCGACGCACTTCACGGCTTGGTCTCGTGTGGTTGCAGCCATTCCAAGAAACAGCAATCCGTTAACCAAACTCAGGCAGTTTAA
- a CDS encoding LTA synthase family protein — translation MMCLSPSARLLCLPYFSRFLPKRFLQWAPVRWLLVFGFFIFTYGTIYLAVVELFFFDEFNSRFNYVAVDYLLYPHEVFVNIWDSYPVLEILIVVFLITCLVTYWATPRLREAWSTSKSVPARLKLIGLYTLAIGIGYLGLNINFSKVSTNRVLNEITANGVYSFFYSAFTNHLDYDVYYSRISDRDATALLRSQLTAANATFSDHIDSLNITRQIIDPGVLSKFNIVLVLEESFGSQFVGSLHPEGPACTPEFDSLAARGLFFTNIYATGNRTVRGVEASLLSFPPIPGQSIVKRPLNENLFSLPSVLKKNGYQTIFLYGGRSYFDNFQQFASSNNFDQIFDQGDFKNVSFETIWGVCDGDLFDNSLSVFDSLHSVGKPFFATMITVSNHKPYLYPEGKIPFDPKKQERLHAVRYADFAMGDFVRKAQEHDFFDSTIFVFLGDHGPRVYGWQQIPMDSYGIPILFYCPALDSCWTASRDIGFADGSGTHFA, via the coding sequence ATGATGTGTTTATCGCCTTCTGCGCGACTGCTTTGCTTGCCCTATTTCTCGCGCTTTCTCCCCAAGCGATTCCTGCAATGGGCACCGGTGCGCTGGCTACTGGTGTTCGGATTCTTCATTTTCACTTACGGGACGATTTATCTGGCAGTAGTCGAGCTATTTTTCTTCGACGAATTTAACTCTCGATTCAACTACGTTGCCGTCGACTACCTTCTCTACCCACATGAAGTATTCGTAAATATCTGGGATTCATATCCAGTTCTGGAAATTCTGATCGTCGTGTTCTTGATAACCTGCCTGGTTACCTATTGGGCGACGCCTCGTTTGCGGGAAGCATGGAGTACTTCAAAGTCAGTCCCTGCACGGCTTAAATTGATAGGTCTGTACACTCTGGCAATTGGTATTGGATATTTGGGGCTGAATATCAATTTTTCGAAGGTTTCGACCAATCGCGTCTTGAACGAGATTACTGCAAACGGAGTGTATTCCTTTTTCTATTCAGCATTCACCAACCACCTCGATTACGATGTTTATTATTCCCGGATTTCAGATCGCGATGCAACTGCCCTACTCCGCTCGCAATTGACGGCAGCGAATGCGACCTTCAGTGATCATATTGATAGTCTCAACATTACTCGTCAAATCATCGATCCGGGAGTATTAAGCAAGTTCAACATTGTGCTGGTCCTCGAAGAAAGCTTTGGTTCGCAATTCGTCGGCAGCTTGCATCCGGAAGGACCGGCTTGCACGCCGGAGTTCGACTCTCTTGCTGCAAGAGGTCTCTTCTTCACCAACATCTACGCTACCGGGAATCGAACTGTCCGAGGCGTCGAAGCGAGCCTCTTGAGCTTTCCGCCAATTCCCGGCCAGTCAATTGTAAAGAGGCCGCTTAATGAAAATTTATTCAGTCTACCATCAGTACTGAAAAAGAACGGATATCAAACCATATTCCTATATGGCGGTCGATCGTACTTTGATAACTTCCAGCAATTCGCGTCGAGCAATAACTTTGACCAAATCTTCGATCAGGGTGATTTCAAGAACGTGAGTTTTGAGACAATCTGGGGCGTGTGCGATGGGGATCTTTTCGACAATAGCTTGTCCGTATTCGATTCGCTCCACTCTGTTGGCAAACCATTTTTCGCCACAATGATAACCGTCTCCAACCACAAGCCCTATCTCTACCCGGAAGGAAAGATTCCTTTCGACCCGAAGAAGCAGGAACGATTGCACGCTGTCCGCTATGCTGATTTCGCGATGGGCGATTTCGTTCGCAAAGCACAAGAGCATGATTTTTTTGACAGCACGATCTTTGTATTTCTTGGCGATCACGGACCCCGGGTGTATGGTTGGCAACAGATTCCGATGGATTCCTACGGGATTCCTATACTCTTTTATTGCCCGGCACTTGATTCCTGTTGGACAGCGAGTCGAGACATTGGGTTCGCAGATGGATCTGGCACCCACTTTGCTTGA
- a CDS encoding TfoX/Sxy family protein, whose amino-acid sequence MAVSNSYLEYVLERMGTVGAVTARRMFGGVGIYFDITFFALIDNDTLYFKVNNENRKDYESEQMEPFRPFGEDSYSMKYYSVPERIIEDNQLLREWMLKAVAAARKKTRRSK is encoded by the coding sequence ATGGCCGTCAGTAACAGTTATCTAGAATACGTTCTTGAGAGAATGGGGACCGTTGGAGCGGTGACCGCTCGGCGCATGTTTGGCGGAGTGGGTATCTATTTCGATATAACTTTTTTTGCGTTAATAGATAATGACACTCTATATTTCAAAGTGAATAATGAGAATCGTAAGGATTACGAGTCTGAACAGATGGAGCCATTTCGTCCGTTTGGTGAAGATTCCTATTCAATGAAGTACTATTCCGTGCCGGAGCGGATTATTGAAGATAACCAGCTCTTGCGCGAGTGGATGTTGAAAGCAGTAGCTGCAGCCAGGAAGAAAACGAGGAGAAGCAAGTAA
- a CDS encoding YceI family protein, with translation MNRVATLLVAALLTSTSLFAQTWEIDKTHSNVGFTVTHMVVSKVRGNFNTFSGTVNFDGKDFAAASVDVTIDPKSIDTGNERRDGHLKSPDFFAADSLPEMKFKSTKITGLGEKKFEMVGDLTMRGVTKSVTLTGEFHGTVAMKEGAKAGFSASGKINRQDWGVSWSRSLDAGGLVVSDDVEIVLEIEADKKM, from the coding sequence ATGAATCGTGTCGCAACACTTCTCGTCGCTGCTTTACTCACCTCGACCTCGCTGTTTGCTCAGACTTGGGAGATCGATAAAACCCATTCGAACGTCGGATTTACCGTTACGCATATGGTAGTCAGCAAGGTCAGAGGCAATTTCAATACGTTTAGTGGAACCGTCAACTTCGACGGCAAGGACTTCGCCGCTGCTTCGGTTGATGTGACCATTGATCCGAAGTCGATCGACACCGGCAACGAACGCCGCGACGGCCACTTGAAGAGCCCCGATTTCTTCGCTGCCGACTCACTGCCCGAAATGAAATTCAAGTCGACCAAGATAACCGGTCTCGGTGAGAAGAAGTTTGAAATGGTCGGTGACTTGACGATGCGCGGAGTCACGAAATCCGTCACTCTCACCGGCGAATTCCACGGCACAGTCGCCATGAAGGAAGGCGCCAAAGCCGGTTTCTCGGCTTCCGGTAAGATCAATCGCCAGGATTGGGGCGTTTCCTGGAGCCGCAGTCTCGATGCGGGTGGATTGGTTGTCAGTGATGATGTAGAAATCGTTCTCGAAATCGAAGCCGACAAAAAGATGTAG